In Lycium ferocissimum isolate CSIRO_LF1 chromosome 7, AGI_CSIRO_Lferr_CH_V1, whole genome shotgun sequence, the sequence TTCTTGTAAAGAACCCATTTCGGTACTCAGGTCGGTTGATAACCCACAGTGGAAGGCATTCTACCCAATAAGGCCGATACTTTGAATTTGTCTAGCTTAACTGAGCTATGGAAATCAAGCACAGTTAATTACATTTAAATTAAGTAAATGAATTTCTCAGATATAACGCTTCGGCAATCAGTAACAAGCTTTTGTTAAATTTCTCCATTTtatatttcttgtttttgtttttattatttatccTGCTCCTCCTACCAATTCAGTAGCCTAATTTCTTTGCCAGAAATCTTTTAGAGTTATGCAATATTTCTTTTtgcattttccattttttcGAGTTCCATAATGGTTGTTGTGCAAAGCATAAATTCTTATCAAGTTTGCTTAATTAGTTTCTTGGTGGTAATTGCTGAAAATTAAGTGATATCAAATAGCGACGATTTTTTGCATTAATACTTGATAGCTTATCTTAAACCATAAACCAGTACATGGTGCCAAATAAGGCAGGCTAGTGGCTGGAGCCGTTTATTGCCTGTTTGGAATGTCCGACTAGATAGTAGTAGCTGAACTCTTGCATTATATATTTCTTacctatttttgtttttattgttaATATTACTTAATTAGATATGCAGTAGCTCTAATTGCTAAATAGGTCGCAATTGGTTCTTTACCCTTgttccaaattatttttttcccctGCAGCTGTAGTAAACTTGAAATTTGTCTGTCTAAACTTTTGAACTCACTAACTGAACATGTTTGCATCTCCTTGTAGACTATTTCCTTACACTTTCAGAACACATCATTGATAAATTTGGTGCTTTCTGTATATTTCAGGTTTTATTGCATTTTGGCAGTAACCGGTCGGTCGATCTTAGGTGCAGATCATTAATATTCAGTTCATTCCAGGTTTCTTACTCAGTTATGGCCAGCGAAACAAATACAGGCTTTTCCAACGGCAATGGCGATGCTCATTCTACTCCACAAAGGACTTACCAGGTTGTGGTTGCTGCAACTCGAAATATGGGTATTGGTAAGGAGGGAAAGTTACCTTGGAGACTGTCTACAGATCTCAAGTTCTTCAAGGGTATCACAGGGACTACGTCGGATCCTACAAAAAAGAATGCTGTTGTTATGGGAAGAAAGACTTGGGAAAGTATTCCTATTGAACATCGGCCTCTTCCTGGCCGCCTCAATGTTGTTCTCACACGTTCAGGGAGTTTTGACATTGCTACAGCAGAAAATGTTGTCATATGTGGAAGTTTAGGTTCTGCTTTGCAACTATTGGCCGCCTCACCTTATGGTCTATCTATTGAGAACGTGTTTGTTATAGGAGGTGGCGAGATTTTCAGGTCAGCTTTCTTGCTGTTCCCTTTTTTAGCTAGCCTTTAATGCTAGTTTTTAACATTAATCTTCTTGATGCAGAGATTCCCTGAATGCTCATGGTTGTGATGCAATCCATATCACTGAAATTGAGACTGATATTGAATGTGATACTTTTACTCCTGCTATTGACACCTCGGTATTTCAACCCTGGTACTCATCATTTCCAGTGGTCGAAAACAAGATTCGCTACTCTTTTACTACCTATGTTCGTGTGAAGAATTCTGGAGTAGAAACTGTTAATCAGGCAAATAGTGAGACTCCTGGGAACGGTTCAGATTCTCTTAGTATTGAGATTAAAGCGTTTCCCTTCTTGCCTAAAATGATatttgagaaacatgaagaataCTTGTACCTGAGACTGGTTGAAGAGATCATCTCGAATGGCATGCCAAAGGATGACAGGACTGGCACCGGTACTTTGTCAAAATTTGGTTGCCAGGTAATGAGAAGTACAGATAAAGTTCAGTTCTGTATGCTTTGttctctcttttcctttattttgggTGTCTGAAGAAGTGATTACATCAAATATGTTTAGTTGGGAGAAGAGAGTTGTTGAAGTAAAATTGGTCAGAGAAGGTTTCACATTTGATCACAATGTAAATGATAAAAAGGGGAAGGAAAGGCGAAGCTTTGCATGTAACCTTGTGAAGCCTGTCTGAAGAATATCAAACAAAGTCCTCTCTGTTTGCCTTCCCCGTTTATATTAGTATATTACAAGTAATTTAATGCTTGTTTGGTGTATCTGCCGTAATGCTGTATATTTTTTATCGCTGCAGATGAGATTCAATTTGCGCAAATCATTTCCCCTTCTTACAACAAAGGTAttgtgttatgttttggtttgtAGTTTAATTGCTTTTGATTTAACCCACATCCAATTTTTTCTACTTCTACAATGTGAACTGCAAGCACATAtcatttgacttttttttttgttctttgggTTTCAGAAAGTTTTTTGGAGAGGTGTCGTTGAAGAACTCCTATGGTTCATCAGTGGATCAACAAGTGCTAAGGTGTCTTTCTGTTCCTCGCTGATTGTATAATTTGGGTTCTGTTTCCTTGTCACTAATGCTCTGTGCAATTGTTATGGCATCTTGGAGATTGTAACACTTttcttttagttattttttggCCCATTTATCGTGCATAACTAAGATTTTCAGTTTAGGTCCTGCAAGAGAAGGGCATTCATATTTGGGATGGCAATGCATCCAGAGATTATCTTGATAGGTAAGATCTTCTCTCTCGTTTTTGCTGTCAAGTCTATTAGAAAAGTTGGACTGTCTTTAAGTTTGCATCCCATTTCAGTATTGGCTTGAAGGATAGGGAAGAGGGTGATTTGGGACCAGTATATGGGTTTCAGTGGAGACACTTTGGTGCCAGGTCAGTGTTCGAACTTACTGATCTGACATACAGTTGGTCAAAACTCTAGAGTGCTGTGGTAACTTGTTCCATTGGACCGGCTATATACAGGTACATTGACATGCATACTGACTACAGTGGCCAAGGGTTTGACCAATTGGCTGATGTTATCAACAAAGTTAAAAACAATCCAGATGACAGACGTATTATTCTTTCAGCTTGGAATCCTTCTGATCTTAAACTGATGGCACTCCCACCTTGTCACATGTTTGCTCAAGTTagttttatcttggttttgtttACAACTTAACTTATTGTTTATCTAGTGAACTTCTCTGTCATCTTGTGGTTGCAGTTTTATGTAGCCAATGGGGAGTTATCCTGTCAGATGTATCAGCGATCTGCTGATATGGGTTTGGGAGTGCCATTTAACATTGCATCTTATGCCTTGCTGACATGCATTATAGCTCATGTTTCTGGTATGCTGTCAGGATTCCTCTTGTTAATTTCACATGTGCATTATGTAATAACTAGCAAATTTTCTACCTGCTTAAAGGCATGACAGTAGATGAGGATTCTGATTAAGCGAAAAAGATGTTGCAAAAACTCATGTACTAGGCGAGGAATTTGGAATTGGAATTTATGCGCTTCTCATGAGACTCAATCCTTGTCCTGTATGAAAAATCTTATGCCTTAATATCTCTAGCTAAGGTTCTAAGTAGTACTGCTTCATGATATAGCCAATTACTTTTTGTGTATTTACAAAAAGGATTTGgtacttttgaaattttgattatGTTCATGTGTATTGATATTGGAGACATATCTTTTGATAGTCATTCACTGCTCATTCTACATCGAGACCACTTCAGTCCCTTTTGTTTTATGATGTACCTCATGGTTTTTGCTTTAACTTCTCTTTTACAGATCTAGTTCCTGGTGATTTTGTCCATGTCATTGGAGATGCTCATGTTTATCGTAATCATGTCAGACCTCTGCAAGACCAGCTTCAGAAGTTGCCCAGACCTTTCCCAGTAAGTAATGAAACTCTCATTTCCTGCTGTTATACTCTATCTCTACCTCTCTAACTTCTGTTGGTTCTGAATGGGTGTAGGTGCTGAAGATCAATCCGCAGAAAAAGGATATAGATTCCTTTGTTGCTGCTGACTTTAATCTTGTTGGTTATGATCCTCACCAGAAAATAGAAATGAAGATGGCAATATGAAGTGCCATGGAATCAGTCCTGGAATTCCTCTGCTCTTACAATATGTTGCTTGTATTTTGAGGCAAGTGATGGAATTTCCCATCTTctgttttcttctctctttggTACTTACAtgacctaattttttttaatgtgggAGAGTTCCTGTAGGCGTTGTCTTAGATCCATTGCTTGACGTTCTGAGTGTAAGAGAGCAAGTGTGATGCCCAAACTTTCCCATTTTCCTTCACCTGGTAGCTGTTGCCTGTAGGAAAAGGGGGAACTCTAGTTGATGGCTGTGGAAAGTTTTGTTTATTAGATGTTGCAACTATGATCGCAAGTCAAATACCCAATAAATTACTGGAGTTTGTCAAATATACTTTAACACAAGATTGTCCCTTAATAATTTACAAAAACTCATGTCTTTTGGACACTGCGCACTTCTAAAGGTACCCCTGGCTCCAGGGCCCCTGTCAACCACTAGACTACCTACCGTTCGGCCATAGGTTGTAGTAAATGAAGCCTACCGTTAAGGCCTACTTCAACCAGCTTTTCCTGGCCGAGTGTTGGTATCACTTGCTCAAAAGGGGATGCGACTGTCTCTTTTTGCTGCTTGTTTAGTATATTCCGTTTACTCTCCTATTAGAAACTGCCTTAGAGGAGCACCGATCTCCTCTACAAATAGAGGGCAGATTTTATGCATCAGCATTGTGTTATCATTGAATGTGTGAAATATATTTCCTTCTCCGCCATGGTTTCTTGCTGATGTGCAGAGTgctttttgatattttgttatATGCGTAGGTgtcttttgaaaatattgttCCTTGAACATGTCTTTCGGCATTCCATTACATGCTCTTATTAGTGACAATGGTGCTGAAACCGGGCATCAGTTGAACCTTTTGTGATGCACAAGATCTCGTACCTGATTAGGGTGGGATAGTGTGTTGTCAAGGCATCCTTTTTGTTAGTTGGAAATATATTATAGTCATGTAAGAGATTTATATGTCCGTGAAAAATATAGAGAACTTCTAgtaccttttatttttatttagtataataTTGACTGGACTAGCTTAAATGGAGCGCCATGGTCAGACTGGATTCATATAGCGgaccccaacttgtttgggattgaGTAGTAGTATAGTAGTTGTTTCTGAATTCTGCAGGGTTGCCTTTTGGAAAAGATTTTCCAATATTGTGGCTTGGGCTCTTATGTACTCTTTCACCTTTGGGGGTTCTAGAATCTATCCATCTATAACTAtgctttcaatttttattttatatggcgttcatttctttttttttttgtttattgaaGTGGTTGAAGCTTACTGTTTTCCTTGCTTAGTGGAGAgctggttttgatgttgttggtacaaTTTTGCAGGTAGGGCAACTGGGGTATGTCTGAGGAGTTTTTCTGTAATTTGAATCTTTACTAGCATACATGAGGAGAAAACACTTGCTAAGTATTAGGATCTGTGAATCCTTTAGCTTCAAATGATGTTTTCGTGGTTGCTAAGGTGATTTAGAATACAATGACTTTCCTTTTGTCTATGAGACTTACCTTTTGGGCTTTACCAATGACTATGCTGATACAATTCTGCAGTTGAACTAAACACTAGATCCTTTCT encodes:
- the LOC132065052 gene encoding bifunctional dihydrofolate reductase-thymidylate synthase-like isoform X1, with the translated sequence MASETNTGFSNGNGDAHSTPQRTYQVVVAATRNMGIGKEGKLPWRLSTDLKFFKGITGTTSDPTKKNAVVMGRKTWESIPIEHRPLPGRLNVVLTRSGSFDIATAENVVICGSLGSALQLLAASPYGLSIENVFVIGGGEIFRDSLNAHGCDAIHITEIETDIECDTFTPAIDTSVFQPWYSSFPVVENKIRYSFTTYVRVKNSGVETVNQANSETPGNGSDSLSIEIKAFPFLPKMIFEKHEEYLYLRLVEEIISNGMPKDDRTGTGTLSKFGCQMRFNLRKSFPLLTTKKVFWRGVVEELLWFISGSTSAKVLQEKGIHIWDGNASRDYLDSIGLKDREEGDLGPVYGFQWRHFGARYIDMHTDYSGQGFDQLADVINKVKNNPDDRRIILSAWNPSDLKLMALPPCHMFAQFYVANGELSCQMYQRSADMGLGVPFNIASYALLTCIIAHVSDLVPGDFVHVIGDAHVYRNHVRPLQDQLQKLPRPFPVLKINPQKKDIDSFVAADFNLVGYDPHQKIEMKMAI
- the LOC132065052 gene encoding bifunctional dihydrofolate reductase-thymidylate synthase-like isoform X2; translation: MASETNTGFSNGNGDAHSTPQRTYQVVVAATRNMGIGKEGKLPWRLSTDLKFFKGITGTTSDPTKKNAVVMGRKTWESIPIEHRPLPGRLNVVLTRSGSFDIATAENVVICGSLGSALQLLAASPYGLSIENVFVIGGGEIFRDSLNAHGCDAIHITEIETDIECDTFTPAIDTSVFQPWYSSFPVVENKIRYSFTTYVRVKNSGVETVNQANSETPGNGSDSLSIEIKAFPFLPKMIFEKHEEYLYLRLVEEIISNGMPKDDRTGTGTLSKFGCQKVFWRGVVEELLWFISGSTSAKVLQEKGIHIWDGNASRDYLDSIGLKDREEGDLGPVYGFQWRHFGARYIDMHTDYSGQGFDQLADVINKVKNNPDDRRIILSAWNPSDLKLMALPPCHMFAQFYVANGELSCQMYQRSADMGLGVPFNIASYALLTCIIAHVSDLVPGDFVHVIGDAHVYRNHVRPLQDQLQKLPRPFPVLKINPQKKDIDSFVAADFNLVGYDPHQKIEMKMAI